The following proteins are co-located in the Sphingobacteriaceae bacterium genome:
- the mnmA gene encoding tRNA 2-thiouridine(34) synthase MnmA, whose protein sequence is MSKNGKVLVAMSGGIDSSVTAMMLHEEGYEVIGITMKTWDYETSGSSKRETGCCSLDSINDARTMAVAYGFPHYILDIRGEFGEHIINNFVEEYLAGRTPNPCVLCNTHIKWDALLKRADMLDCEFIATGHYAQLRTEQNRRIISKGIDQTKDQTYVLWGLDQACLKRTMFPLGGFKKTEIKQMAKDAGFYDLANKSESYDICFVPDNDYRAFLKHRMPGLEEKVDGGIYLFKGKEVGKHRGYPFYTIGQRKGLDIALGAPVFVKEIIPETNTVILGDKDDLEENQLTVRDFNISKYENLPSDFESLTKIRYKDAGTMATLNIIDDKIDVIFHAPVSGVAPGQSAVFYEENDLVGGGFIDRKPLKF, encoded by the coding sequence ATGAGCAAGAACGGTAAAGTATTGGTAGCTATGAGTGGTGGTATTGACAGTAGTGTTACCGCTATGATGTTGCATGAAGAGGGGTACGAAGTTATTGGTATAACCATGAAAACATGGGATTATGAAACTTCAGGCTCTTCTAAAAGAGAAACAGGTTGTTGCAGTTTGGATAGCATAAATGATGCTCGTACTATGGCCGTAGCTTATGGTTTTCCGCATTACATATTAGACATTAGAGGCGAATTCGGAGAGCATATTATTAATAATTTTGTGGAAGAGTATTTGGCCGGCAGAACACCTAATCCATGCGTATTATGCAATACGCATATAAAGTGGGATGCATTACTTAAGCGGGCCGACATGCTTGATTGTGAATTTATAGCTACCGGACATTATGCACAACTAAGAACAGAACAAAACCGAAGGATAATTTCTAAAGGAATAGATCAAACCAAAGATCAAACTTATGTATTGTGGGGTTTAGATCAAGCGTGTTTAAAAAGAACTATGTTTCCATTAGGGGGATTTAAAAAAACAGAAATAAAGCAAATGGCTAAAGATGCCGGATTTTATGATTTGGCCAACAAAAGTGAAAGTTATGATATTTGTTTTGTGCCCGATAATGATTATAGAGCTTTTTTAAAACATCGTATGCCCGGTTTAGAAGAGAAAGTGGATGGTGGAATATATCTTTTTAAAGGAAAAGAAGTGGGAAAGCACAGAGGATATCCTTTTTATACCATTGGTCAAAGAAAAGGATTAGATATAGCATTGGGTGCGCCTGTTTTTGTAAAAGAAATCATTCCGGAAACAAATACAGTTATATTAGGAGATAAAGACGATTTGGAAGAAAATCAATTAACTGTTCGTGATTTTAATATTTCAAAATATGAAAATTTACCTTCCGATTTCGAGTCTTTAACCAAAATCAGATATAAAGATGCCGGAACTATGGCAACACTCAATATTATTGATGATAAAATTGATGTTATTTTTCATGCCCCCGTTTCCGGTGTTGCTCCCGGACAAAGTGCTGTGTTTTATGAAGAAAATGATTTAGTGGGTGGAGGATTTATAGATCGAAAGCCTTTAAAATTCTAA
- the fabD gene encoding ACP S-malonyltransferase: MKKAYIFPGQGSQFSGMGKELYDSNETAKTLFEKANQILGFRITDTMFAGSDEELKQTKITQPAIFLHSVVLAATKSNDFKPDMVAGHSLGEFSALVANKTLQFEDALVLVYKRALAMQKACELNPSTMAAILNLDDKVVEDICAAITNEGQIVVAANYNCPGQLVISGSLEGVNLACEKLKAAGAKRALLLPVGGAFHSPLMEPAKIELEQAILSTSFNQPICPVYQNVTASAVSDAEQIKKNLIAQLTAPVKWTQSIQQMVSDGATQFIEVGPGKVLQGLVKKISAGAEAMSV; the protein is encoded by the coding sequence ATGAAAAAAGCATACATTTTTCCGGGGCAGGGTTCTCAGTTTTCGGGAATGGGAAAAGAACTTTACGACTCCAATGAAACAGCTAAAACACTTTTCGAAAAAGCCAATCAAATATTAGGTTTTCGCATCACTGATACCATGTTTGCGGGTTCTGATGAAGAGCTGAAACAAACTAAAATAACTCAGCCGGCCATTTTTTTACATTCAGTTGTATTAGCGGCCACTAAATCGAATGATTTTAAACCGGACATGGTTGCCGGCCATTCTTTGGGTGAATTTTCTGCATTGGTAGCTAATAAAACATTACAGTTTGAAGATGCTTTGGTTTTAGTTTACAAAAGAGCACTTGCTATGCAAAAAGCTTGTGAATTAAATCCAAGTACAATGGCAGCTATTCTAAACTTAGATGATAAAGTAGTAGAAGATATTTGCGCCGCAATTACAAATGAGGGCCAAATTGTTGTTGCCGCCAATTATAATTGTCCGGGACAATTGGTTATTTCTGGAAGTTTGGAAGGTGTTAATTTGGCCTGCGAAAAATTAAAAGCTGCCGGTGCCAAACGTGCATTGCTTTTGCCGGTAGGGGGTGCATTTCATTCACCACTTATGGAGCCCGCAAAAATTGAATTAGAGCAAGCCATACTTTCAACTTCATTTAATCAACCTATTTGTCCGGTTTATCAAAATGTCACAGCTAGTGCAGTTTCGGATGCTGAACAAATAAAAAAGAATTTAATTGCTCAATTAACAGCTCCGGTAAAATGGACTCAAAGTATTCAACAAATGGTGAGTGATGGAGCTACTCAATTTATAGAAGTAGGGCCTGGTAAAGTTTTACAAGGCTTGGTTAAAAAAATAAGTGCCGGAGCCGAAGCAATGAGTGTATGA